Proteins from a single region of Corynebacterium casei LMG S-19264:
- a CDS encoding glycosyltransferase 87 family protein translates to MKKIWGAPSLALALAVFAVWTVFRIFNFDGEHALKWRVPLDLKIYVLAGSEVADGQLLYDNAYIGDLPFTYPPFAGAVFTALSYISDNWIIILWQLGMGLALFFIFLLVFRERGYGFHPVNWLLSALLTVAALACQPFQGTLHFGQINIFLMLLVALDFLPKHRLPGIGIGLAAGLKLTPAFLGLVLLFQRRWWAAGISILTFLVTVTVGFWVIPDASDFWMRAIFDSSRVGDHTNPGAQSIRSLMEREFGIEGGIWWILAVLIVFALTCFAVYIACKRRNTTVAMALTGISSCLVSPFSWFHHWVWVLPLLLAILLTVNDWLGHRLKGIFGAQFAGLASFVVMIIFALPYVAKVVWDGTSYQRMDDAHSWGALAFTGTGIIFIACYALTGLLDAVKKRSA, encoded by the coding sequence GTGAAAAAGATCTGGGGGGCTCCCTCCTTAGCGCTTGCCCTGGCGGTATTTGCTGTGTGGACAGTCTTTCGGATTTTCAACTTCGACGGGGAGCACGCGCTGAAGTGGCGCGTGCCGCTGGATCTGAAAATCTACGTGCTAGCTGGCTCTGAAGTAGCCGATGGCCAGCTGCTCTATGACAACGCATATATCGGGGACTTGCCGTTTACTTATCCACCATTTGCTGGTGCAGTGTTTACGGCGCTGAGCTATATCAGCGACAACTGGATCATCATCCTATGGCAGCTCGGTATGGGGCTCGCGCTGTTTTTCATTTTCCTCTTAGTCTTCCGCGAGCGCGGCTACGGCTTCCACCCCGTCAACTGGTTGCTCAGTGCGCTGCTGACGGTTGCTGCTCTGGCCTGCCAGCCGTTCCAGGGCACCTTGCACTTTGGCCAGATCAACATCTTTTTGATGTTGCTGGTCGCTCTCGACTTCCTGCCCAAGCACCGCCTGCCCGGCATCGGAATCGGCCTAGCTGCCGGCCTGAAACTCACCCCGGCGTTTCTCGGCCTCGTGCTGTTGTTCCAGCGCCGCTGGTGGGCCGCTGGCATTTCCATCCTGACTTTCCTAGTTACCGTCACAGTTGGCTTTTGGGTCATTCCTGACGCCAGTGACTTCTGGATGCGCGCTATCTTTGACTCCTCCCGCGTGGGCGACCACACCAACCCCGGCGCGCAATCAATCCGATCGCTAATGGAGCGTGAGTTCGGCATTGAGGGCGGCATCTGGTGGATTCTCGCAGTGCTCATCGTATTCGCACTGACCTGTTTTGCCGTCTACATCGCGTGCAAGCGCCGCAATACGACCGTCGCGATGGCGCTCACCGGTATCTCTTCGTGTCTCGTCTCCCCATTTTCTTGGTTCCACCACTGGGTATGGGTGTTGCCGCTGCTGTTGGCTATCTTGCTCACGGTCAATGACTGGCTGGGTCATCGACTCAAAGGTATCTTCGGCGCACAGTTCGCAGGTCTTGCGTCCTTCGTGGTGATGATTATCTTCGCGCTGCCTTATGTCGCCAAGGTTGTCTGGGACGGCACGTCTTACCAACGTATGGATGACGCGCATTCCTGGGGCGCGCTCGCCTTTACCGGCACGGGCATCATCTTCATTGCCTGCTACGCCCTGACAGGACTGTTGGACGCTGTTAAAAAGCGTTCGGCTTAA
- a CDS encoding DUF3263 domain-containing protein — protein MTSAHNSNGLNDLSAIDQQILDFEARAPKTIALKEKAIRAELDISPVRYHQRLNVIVELPAALAYNPVLVKRLLRKRGEREDIRRAAHGNPQPEH, from the coding sequence ATGACTAGCGCACACAACAGTAACGGGCTTAATGATTTGAGCGCGATTGATCAGCAGATCCTGGACTTTGAGGCGCGCGCCCCGAAAACCATCGCCCTGAAAGAAAAAGCTATTCGCGCTGAGCTGGATATTTCGCCGGTGCGCTACCACCAACGGCTCAATGTGATTGTTGAGCTGCCGGCTGCGTTGGCTTATAACCCGGTGTTAGTGAAAAGGCTGTTGAGAAAACGTGGAGAACGCGAGGATATTCGGCGTGCCGCACACGGAAACCCTCAACCTGAGCATTAG
- a CDS encoding LytR C-terminal domain-containing protein, producing the protein MTNETVDNSAQEPTQPSDGAEGGTAAGTTLPLRGFAMVLIAVAVMFGLWALYAFTQDNGSEQAAEDTNQQSEQQAGDANAPEPGTVGADTAQQSAEAIAPENNEGAEGAGAEGAEGAESEGQPADAEREGEGREGASGSTGSGNAAAPAPLKINVLNNSVTQGLAADVSDRLRADGRELGEVGNFADDVLPETTVFFPAGNADAERVAREIADEFNGVARENIDTLPDNTRDGVTLVLTEN; encoded by the coding sequence GTGACTAATGAGACTGTAGATAATTCCGCACAAGAACCTACCCAACCATCTGACGGCGCTGAAGGTGGCACTGCTGCTGGCACCACGTTGCCGTTGCGCGGCTTTGCGATGGTGCTAATCGCCGTCGCCGTCATGTTCGGCCTGTGGGCGCTCTACGCCTTTACCCAAGATAATGGTTCTGAGCAGGCGGCTGAAGACACCAACCAGCAGTCTGAGCAGCAGGCGGGCGATGCAAATGCGCCGGAACCAGGCACCGTTGGTGCTGATACCGCGCAGCAGTCCGCGGAGGCGATCGCTCCTGAAAACAACGAGGGTGCTGAGGGCGCCGGGGCTGAAGGAGCAGAGGGTGCTGAGAGCGAAGGCCAGCCCGCCGATGCTGAGCGCGAAGGTGAAGGACGCGAGGGGGCATCGGGAAGCACTGGCTCCGGCAACGCTGCTGCGCCCGCACCGTTGAAGATTAACGTGCTCAATAACTCTGTTACCCAGGGTCTGGCGGCTGATGTCTCCGACCGCCTGCGTGCTGACGGCCGCGAACTGGGCGAGGTGGGTAACTTCGCCGACGATGTTCTACCAGAGACTACTGTGTTCTTTCCCGCTGGTAACGCCGACGCAGAACGCGTTGCTCGCGAGATTGCTGATGAATTCAACGGCGTAGCACGCGAGAACATCGACACTCTGCCTGATAACACCCGCGATGGTGTCACCCTGGTTCTGACGGAGAACTAG
- a CDS encoding Na+/H+ antiporter subunit E, whose translation MSQLLTGARHRFRPTFVLWLTIMWCLLMGEVTWANVFSGMLVGLGIVFFLPLPAMPISDVKVSWGRLIRYLFVWTGELLWASVKVAWVAVRPGEKPKNAILRAPMRVENELVFSFAVVMYNLQPGGTVAEIDIANRMLTVHVLDATTESDIDREIGNLVSLERRMISIFEGKHA comes from the coding sequence GTGAGTCAACTATTAACCGGCGCACGCCACCGCTTCCGCCCAACATTTGTTCTGTGGCTGACCATCATGTGGTGTCTGCTCATGGGCGAAGTCACCTGGGCTAATGTCTTCAGCGGCATGCTCGTGGGCCTCGGCATTGTCTTCTTCCTGCCGCTGCCCGCCATGCCGATTAGTGACGTCAAGGTCTCTTGGGGCCGGCTGATTCGCTACCTGTTCGTCTGGACGGGTGAGCTGCTGTGGGCTTCGGTCAAGGTCGCATGGGTTGCGGTTCGCCCGGGTGAGAAGCCAAAGAACGCTATTTTGCGCGCTCCGATGCGCGTGGAAAATGAGTTGGTCTTCAGCTTCGCCGTCGTCATGTACAACCTGCAACCAGGCGGCACCGTGGCGGAGATTGATATTGCTAACCGCATGCTCACCGTGCACGTCCTGGACGCCACTACCGAGTCAGATATCGACCGTGAAATCGGCAACCTGGTCAGCCTGGAACGCCGCATGATTTCCATCTTCGAAGGGAAACACGCCTAA
- a CDS encoding monovalent cation/H+ antiporter complex subunit F, translating to MDPALYNTFLSIAAAMFVVSFLLTTWRIVKGPNSMDRLVGMDGFIAMFQCAMAVYICWTLDTTVSNAMLVVALLGFISTVSVTRFRKRDN from the coding sequence ATGGATCCCGCACTCTACAACACGTTTCTATCCATCGCCGCGGCGATGTTCGTCGTGTCCTTCCTGCTGACCACCTGGCGTATTGTCAAAGGTCCAAACTCCATGGACCGCTTGGTTGGTATGGACGGCTTTATCGCGATGTTCCAGTGCGCCATGGCCGTCTACATTTGTTGGACGCTTGATACCACGGTGTCGAACGCCATGTTGGTGGTCGCGCTGCTGGGCTTTATCTCCACCGTTTCGGTCACACGCTTTAGAAAGAGGGACAACTAA
- a CDS encoding monovalent cation/H(+) antiporter subunit G: MSYALIADIVSLVLIFAGALLVLSAAIGVARFQDPMSRIHFVTKPQTVGLVFTILGAGIRVTGSESFGVAERGDLGILFLLVVFAMATSPVTAQRMTRISRREGLYSDDANMSRNDQPASKQMRRK; the protein is encoded by the coding sequence ATGAGTTACGCACTAATTGCCGATATCGTCTCCCTCGTCCTTATTTTCGCAGGTGCCCTGCTGGTTTTGTCCGCCGCGATTGGTGTGGCGCGATTCCAGGATCCAATGTCACGTATTCACTTCGTCACAAAACCTCAAACTGTGGGCCTAGTGTTTACTATTCTGGGAGCTGGAATTCGCGTTACGGGATCAGAATCCTTTGGCGTCGCTGAGCGCGGCGACTTAGGTATCTTGTTCCTGCTGGTAGTTTTTGCCATGGCAACGAGCCCGGTTACGGCTCAGCGCATGACGCGTATTTCGCGCCGCGAAGGTCTTTACTCCGACGATGCCAACATGTCGCGTAATGACCAGCCTGCCTCCAAGCAGATGCGGCGCAAGTAG
- a CDS encoding glutamate--cysteine ligase — MSNTEYAEETFARSPQPTLGVEWEVALVDPSTRDLVPRASEIVDAVAQSAPEIHLEKEFLQNTVELVTGICHSVPEAIAELHTGIRAVQAAAEERGMRVWASGGHPFSDFRKNPVSEKQTYSEIINRTQYWGQQMLLWGTHVHVGISHEDRVWPIINALMTKYPHLLAISACSPGWDGIDTGYASNRTMLYQQLPTAGMPYQFENWQQWQDYMRDQSISGVINHTGSMHFDIRPASKWGTIEVRVSDAASNLRELSAVVALTHCLVVHYDRMIDAGEQLPTLQPWHVAENKWRAARYGMDALVIASRETDERWVEDELTDMVEQLTPLACELGCVRELELVLEIIERGAGYERQRTQFETSGDWKSVVDMTCDELDTLTPLGF, encoded by the coding sequence GTGAGTAACACGGAATACGCCGAAGAGACCTTCGCCCGCTCCCCGCAGCCAACGCTGGGGGTCGAGTGGGAAGTAGCGCTGGTTGACCCCTCAACCCGCGACCTTGTCCCCCGTGCGTCCGAAATTGTGGATGCCGTTGCGCAGTCCGCGCCGGAGATCCACCTGGAGAAGGAATTTCTCCAAAACACCGTTGAGCTAGTCACCGGCATTTGCCACAGCGTTCCTGAGGCAATAGCTGAGCTTCACACCGGAATCCGCGCGGTTCAGGCCGCAGCGGAAGAACGCGGAATGCGCGTGTGGGCATCCGGCGGGCACCCGTTCTCGGATTTTCGCAAGAACCCGGTCTCAGAAAAGCAGACTTATTCGGAGATTATTAACCGCACCCAGTACTGGGGGCAGCAGATGCTGCTGTGGGGCACGCATGTGCACGTGGGCATTTCCCACGAGGACCGCGTGTGGCCAATTATTAACGCGTTGATGACCAAATATCCGCACCTGTTGGCCATTTCGGCGTGCTCACCGGGCTGGGACGGGATTGATACCGGCTATGCCTCCAACCGCACCATGCTGTACCAACAGCTGCCGACCGCCGGCATGCCGTACCAGTTTGAGAACTGGCAGCAGTGGCAGGACTACATGCGGGACCAGTCCATTTCCGGCGTGATTAACCACACCGGTTCCATGCACTTTGATATTCGCCCTGCCTCCAAGTGGGGCACTATTGAGGTGCGCGTCTCGGATGCGGCGTCGAATCTGCGCGAGCTTTCCGCTGTCGTGGCGCTCACGCACTGCCTGGTGGTGCACTATGACCGCATGATTGATGCCGGTGAGCAGCTGCCAACGCTGCAGCCTTGGCACGTGGCCGAAAACAAGTGGCGCGCTGCGCGCTACGGCATGGATGCTTTGGTGATTGCCTCGCGTGAAACCGATGAACGCTGGGTGGAAGATGAACTCACCGACATGGTGGAGCAGCTAACACCGCTTGCGTGCGAGCTGGGCTGTGTGCGGGAGCTGGAGTTGGTGCTCGAAATCATTGAGCGCGGCGCCGGTTATGAGCGCCAGCGTACGCAGTTTGAAACCAGCGGCGACTGGAAGTCCGTTGTGGATATGACCTGTGATGAGCTGGATACGCTCACCCCGCTTGGTTTCTAA